A stretch of the Capsicum annuum cultivar UCD-10X-F1 unplaced genomic scaffold, UCD10Xv1.1 ctg996, whole genome shotgun sequence genome encodes the following:
- the LOC124895786 gene encoding uncharacterized protein LOC124895786 — MANNIFPNSIKDAPKCRICLEKVIDNAGRSITKLSCEHLFHTDCIGSEFNARGIMICPHCQVVEEKGNWVRFSNFGVEEETNEKGKYCEEQLITPEEELELPATIKMYDGNTSNMSNEMETEDPRADRVVLMDRMMKLIRQQKECIQYLCKQLHIPSPPAISPKMIDHKQIFFSGSNSAPDPMSHRVSTSHEQTHTIPSVELTELTCTSLGRDGHPLSCQCSCCRSSARKTRL; from the exons ATGGCCAATAATATTTTTCCAAATAGTATAAAAGATGCCCCTAAGTGTAGAATATGTTTGGAAAAGGTAATTGACAATGCTGGGAGATCTATCACAAAACTTAGCTGTGAACACTTATTTCACACAG ACTGTATTGGGTCCGAGTTCAATGCAAGGGGGATTATGATATGCCCCCACTGCCAAGTTGTCGAAGAAAAAGGGAATTGGGTGCGATTTTCAAACTTTGGAGTTGAGGAAGAGACTAACGAAAAGGGCAAATATTGTGAAGAACAA CTAATAACACCTGAAGAAGAGTTGGAGCTTCCTGCAACGATCAAAATGTATGATGGAAATACTAGCAatatgag TAATGAGATGGAGACAGAAGACCCTAGGGCAGATAGAGTTGTCCTAATGGACAGAATGATGAAGCTTATTCGCCAACAAAAAGA ATGTATTCAGTACTTATGCAAACAATTGCATATTCCTTCTCCTCCGGCAATTTCTCCGAAGATGATAGATCATAAGCAAATCTTTTTCTCGGGATCAAATTCTGCGCCGGATCCCATGAGTCATAGAGTATCCACTTCGCACGAGCAGACTCACACAATACCGTCCGTGGAGCTCACCGAGCTCACATGTACTTCACTCGGTAGGGATGGTCACCCATTGTCTTGTCAATGTTCTTGTTGTCGTTCGTCTGCAAGAAAGACAcgtttatga